TGGTAGGGCTACTTTGTTTGCCTTTTTTtgtttcgattttttttttttaacttgtaaaaaatataaacaattaattccgagattagttttatttaattatttataaaccatttaggtttttattttaaattgtccgtatttaataattatttttgaattggGATGGATTGTACTTCTAATCATATTAGTTCTTTGCTTTAAACTCATAAACTCATACAATGACATTCTAAAAGTAGTTTTTCAAAAGTAAATTGTTGGTTCaggattgaaaaattaaaaattacagaATAATAGATGAATGTTTACTATTTATCCGTTTAACTTAAGCAAGTCAAGAAAAcaagtttattaaataaaaaatttagttataatatttgctattaataatatgttttttaaacaaatgtttataaaataatataataatactaaaataaaagtctttttaaaaatttataagtatataatattttaattttgcatTTTATAACTATATTATCTATTAGCCTGttacttaaaaattattacttttattatttttatataaaaaaattgttatgattttttttaattatatatattttaacaaatttaataacctaattaattgtttaaattcAGTTCCACGTACCCATAGTAagtgtttaaaaaaatggtttagattttttttaaaagaatgagTCATATTTTTtcgattatttaatatatgttacCGACCGGACATTGATCCAAAAATTTAGGCTAGGGCGACCGGCTACCTGACCTGAATGATAACATTGCCTGATTAGTAGTTGGAGTGCTCAGCGTCCacataaatatcatatatatattgtctCTCACCTTGAACACATTAATTCAGTTCTCCCCATACTTTGAACAAACTTTCTCTCATCCTACTCAACTATTTATTCCTTTTCTCAATAATTAATcccttaatttattaattaaccttCTCAATTGACACTCACAACTACTAACTAACTCATTAGGATCTGGAGAACGTTCGAATAAAATACCTTACATAAATAGAATACATCGTATGTCCTTCTTGTCTGAATCGTCTACAAACACATTGGATGTTTAACCCAATTGGTTGACAAATAAAATACATCATTTTAAATACTTTGTGAAATTTGAAAATACGAATTTAACTCAATTCAATTCTTTATCAAGCATGTTAGACGTTTCCACTCGCAAACAATTGAGAAATGTATGGTATTCTCATTACTAATGAAgacatgaagaagaaaaaaatattgataggAGGGGTCAAAGTTCGCGTATTTGAGCTGAATAGACAACCCTCGAAAAGTGAGAGTTTGTGAATGATGCGGACAAAAAGGACATACAAAACGAAGTTCGCGATGTAATCgacgtgattaatatttattatgtattttattttattgtaatgtttatgttatgtattgtattttattttaatgtttatgtaatggattctattttagtgtataatattttattttaatttataatagttatttagtatatttaattttaattatatatatatatatatttatgaatttaagtaaaaataaaataatgtgttattttattttaatatttatataatatattttaattagttgattgAGGAATTGAGTTAAATTAATGAGTTAATTAGAGAGGACTTAGTTAATagtttagagagaaaaaaataattaattaatagttcagagaagaaaagtaaataatttgagaaaatgaaaaaaaagacagatagtattgaaaaaaaaattcaaatgaggGTGGTTCCTCACCTTAGTCCGATACATATTATTGTCTCCTATATatactcatttttttaattgaagaaTGAGTACGTAATTGAGTTGaagaagaaattataaaaattctaaaatgtaagtaataattactaattattaataattactaattattaataattaattaaagcatttgaaaaaatatatttagcgTATGATTTAAACCGAACGTACAATGATCAGATGAGTTTAAGGTAGGTAGTTTCCGTTGtatttacatatattaattactGCATGTATTTATGTTGTATTATATAGCCTCGTTTGATTCAGTATTTACGAGTTTTTGTAATAAGTTgttatattaaacatttttttttttgtttaaattcaattttctcTCTAACTCTCTCCCCTCAActtttaaacttataatataatcagtatttttctctttcatcacttttaaatatttttttattcattttctttcatttatttcatttatttctaattattttattcattctatgtcatttatttaatttttttctaatcattttatcctTCTATCTAATcgtttatttataatatttttatatatttatataaattattataataataaaatatacatttaaataatttttatttattatttataatatatatatcttaatatatatcttaatatataaaataattaaataaaatatgaaaaataaataactgtaattttttaaatttataattatagtttttgaAATCAATTCagacttaaataattattaaaagtacCGATTACAATTAATATGAATCAAACATTACTTAAATGAATAATGATAGGAAATGAGTGAGAGAGTCcgaaaataaatttgacaattGAAATATTAGATGAGAGGAGAGAGAGGAGTGTGTAAAGGTgaaaagatataataataaatgactttttttattaaataaatcatctaaatattttaaaaataaaatggaaaTAGAGACAAAATGTGAATCAAACATGGCTTAAATGATAATGATAGGTAAAATGTGAGAGAACCTGAAAATGAATTTGAGAATTGAAAAATTAGATCAAAGACAGGGGTGAAAacgtaagaaaatatattataataataataaattactttattttataaaataaatcttctaaatattttaaaaataaaatggaaatagaaataaaaataaagacaaaatgTGATTTTCAAAATAGGAGAGAAGAGattgagaattttaaaatattattatttatatccctatatttttttatatcatatttatattaaatatatttaaaattatatatttataaaaattaatatattaatatgttttcaaatatagtatttttttaatttaaatcatttattaatatttaaaatttaattaatatatattaatataatattataaatataaaaaataaataaacttaacaattaaattaaatagggTGAGATggaataagctgaatcaaaccaGTCCAAGTCTAACCAGCTCCtccttataaaattatatatagaatcTCCCCTTCTCACTCTCCATacacatatacatacataaCTTTCAAGTTTTATATATGTTTCTCTCTCTGTGAAagcaaattataattaagtgcAGATCGATCCAGGGTTGGAATCAATGGCTTGCCAGAGTGCAGTTGGTGTgccttataataataataataataatattaatattaatgaagAGAGCGCCTTGCAAAAGCATGTTGCCTTCTTCGATCGCAATCATGATGGAGTTATTTATCCATGGGAAACATTCCAAGGTTCttcatgcatgcatgcattatgcatatatatatatatatatatatatatgttgcttttaatttcattatcattatatattatttttatgaagaaCAACACGTATATATGCAAAGAGAACTCCTCATCATCCTCTAGCTAGCTAGCGTATTAGAATTTagattgagttatttaaatctCAAGTTAAGCTAaggtatattattattattattattattattattataattatttggaaaatgtatgtgttaatattattatgatcatgatcatcatcAGGATTCAGAGCGATTGGGTCCGGCATTCTTTTATCCTTTTTCGCTTCTATTTTCATCCATCTTTTCCTCAGCCAGAAAACCCGTCCTGtaatatttctctctctcttttgtATAGCATGTTCCATCCATCGTACTATTAATTACGTACGTGggtagtaattaattaataaataaattaattaattaattaattatacgtACATTACTGTGAATGTGATTGTAAAGGGGAAGTTTCCATCACTTTTATTTCCGATAGAGATAAATAATATCCACAGAGGGAAGCATGGGAGTGACAGCGGTGCATATGACAGTGAAGGAAGGTACGTTAATTagtttcaattaatatatatatatatatatattatattataaattacagggttttaatttataaattaatgaaatataattaaggTTTGTGGAAGCCAAGTTtgaagagatatttgaaaagtatGGGCAAACACATGGAGATGCCCTAACATACCAAGAATTGAAGGCAATGGTCAAGGGGATCAGGATACCCAAGAATTATGGTGGATGGTTAGTACTCATCAATATCCaaacatgcatgcatgcatgcatgtatatatgttcttcttaattaattaattaattaaatatatatatatatatatatatatatatatatatatatatatatatatatatatatatatatatatatatatatatatatatatatatatatatatatatatatatatatatacttatatgtatatgtatacgTTGGGTGCAGGGTTGGAGCGTTTGTAGAATGGAATATATTGTACATATTGTTCAAAGACGAAAATGGTTTGTTGCAGAAACCCACTGTTAGGGCTGCTTTTGATGGAACACTCTTCCACCAGAAGCAGAAACAGTTAGACATGATGGAGATGATCAACAAGGCCAACCaataatatattactaattaattattaacaacaCATCGATCGCTTTACTTACGTACtaatttctttcataatttcattttatatataatatacatgtCTTCTATGCATGATGTACGTTCCTTTTATAAAGATTATCTATCACAAACAATCAAATACATTTTCCatatccataataataataaattactaaCCTTAATTAACCCACGTACACGggtaaaaaaaggacctttaccgacggttatccccgaaggttttgtaaacctctcctaaatactcctgagaggaacaaatccttcgggattaaaaatagattccgagtggggtgtaaaaccttcgggtttattcattattaccgaaagttctacaaagaactttcagtttttaccttcccaaaaaacccaaaaaaattctaagtattggatgtgagttaattgcgaaggtttttgtaaaaacattcggttttgaaatcccttggttttttaattacgaaggttattcgaaaaaccttcggttttgccttttttgaaaatttcatttccgaaagttttacaaagaaccttcggttttgctcattaaaaaaaattctaaatttggtattggttttttccgaagggtttttaataaaccctcggttttgactaatatcaaaaccgaaagttttatgaaaaccttcggcatcaacctctataaatacaaaccctaactcttctctttttcattccactcatctctcatttctctctcttccgccgccTCCGCCGCttgcctcctccaagccggttcttctcctctctcgttcaggtaatttgtttcatttggttttttttgttttctttattataagatttagatttcttaagtttatatatatatattatagatctagatttatgctagtttacgaaataattgtttgattaatatatatatacatatatctgaaatgcatttaggatatggtgatgattcgacatggaagagacttcggcgtacaccagagaaactgcatccgtgttaccagaatctgatagcacaatcagaaattgcggcacgtgaggaagaggttagacaaatgacgctggaaatggaacaaatccgattaagggatgcggaaagaggtcgtttgctcagtgaaattaaagcggaccgggccgaaatgtcccagagattagagaatctcgaacaggaacttgtattgttgaggagtcgactgaatcaaccaccccctccttccaccccatctaataattaatttctagatttattatgggtttattagttttccgtacgaacgatgacaattaatatttttatgtgttatgttttaatatttatgaattattattattatgtttggtttggttttgttTACTatgttgttaaataattatgttttttatacttttcaccttttttaaaaaaaaaacgcatttccaaaaccgaaggtttatttgaaaaccttcagttttgacccatatttttaaaaatcttagcgtaaaaaccgaaggttttcaaataaaccttcggttttgacccctgttcaaaaaaatctaaaaaatttctaagtatggggaagggtaaaaaccgaaggttttcaaatgaacattcggttttgacccctgttcaaaaaatctaaaaaaattctaagtatggggaagagtaaaaccgaaggttttcaaataaaccttcggttttgacccctgttcaaaaaaatcttaaaaatttctaagtatggggaaggataaaaaccgaaggttttcaaataaaccttcggttttgacccatgattaaaaaaaatcggaaaattttctaagtatggggaagggtaaaaaccgaaggttttcaaataaaccttcggttttgacccctgttcaaaaaaatctaaaaaatttctaagtatggggaagggtaaaaaccgaaggttttcaaataaaccttcagttttgacccctgttcaaaaaaatcttaaaaatttctaagtatggggaagggtaaaaaccgaaggttctcaaatgaaccttcggttttgacccctgttccaaaaaatctaaaaaatttctaagtatggggaagagtaaaaaccgaaggttttcaaataaaccttcggttttgacccctgttcaaaaaaatcttaaaaatttctaagtatggggaagggtaaaaaccgaaggttttcaaataaaccttcggttttgacccatgattaaaaaaaatcggaaaattttctaagtatggggaagggtaaaaaccgaagattttcaaatgaaccttcggttttaacccttcccaaaaacattctgtttatggtcaggaccgagaggtatatgtaaaaccttcgcaaatacacataaaaaacgaaagttaatgttataactttcggttttgacaattcctaatttgttaaattattttgtttttaagccactaatcttaactcctaactaatataatcaagtgtgagttatattttaaaaattaatattgtgttttatgttgaaatgtttataattgtgtttgattattatagagaagtgtatttatgtttgaatgtttatgtttgattatgttaagaatgtgtgtaatgtttgatcatatggattgtgcaatattgtaaggataacaaatgtgttaaatcgATGTTGTttaaggtcattagaaggtgagaaacaaaagaatttaacaaatttggaaGTGATAAtcccgaaagttatatatttaaccttcggaaatatccatctaaaccgaaagttttatataaaactttcgggttttatatttctcaagaccgaaagttatatatacaactctcggtttatatgattatttccgaaagttaattatataactttcggtttttacattttcaattt
This is a stretch of genomic DNA from Impatiens glandulifera chromosome 4, dImpGla2.1, whole genome shotgun sequence. It encodes these proteins:
- the LOC124936868 gene encoding probable peroxygenase 4, giving the protein MACQSAVGVPYNNNNNNININEESALQKHVAFFDRNHDGVIYPWETFQGFRAIGSGILLSFFASIFIHLFLSQKTRPGKFPSLLFPIEINNIHRGKHGSDSGAYDSEGRFVEAKFEEIFEKYGQTHGDALTYQELKAMVKGIRIPKNYGGWVGAFVEWNILYILFKDENGLLQKPTVRAAFDGTLFHQKQKQLDMMEMINKANQ